The Pseudomonadota bacterium genome contains the following window.
AAGGAGGCAGAATTATGAGAGAATTGGAATACGATGGCATTATCATCGGAGCAGGCCCCAACGGCCTGACAACAGCAGGTTATTTAACAAAGGCAGGTTTGAAGATTGCAATCCTGGAAAGGAGATATGAGATCGGCGGAGGGTTAGCCACAGAGAACCTTCTCCTTCCCGGTATGCTTGTTGACAGTCATGCCATCTACCACATGATGGTAGATTATGCACCTCCAATGAGGGATTTTGAACTGGAGACAAAGTATGACCTGAAATGGATCTACCCGGAGCTTCAGATTGTTATGCCCTTTATGGACGGAACATATCTTGCCCTGTACAGCGATCCCAAAAAGTCAGCAGAGTCTATTGCGCAGTTTTCAAAAAAGGATGCAGAGACCTTCCTTAACTTTGCCAATATATCCGAAGAAGCTATGGATATATTCCTTGCCCCGGCAAGTTATGTGAATCCTCTTCCCAGCATTGAGCAGGCAGCAAAGCTCGAACTTCATCCTGCCACCAAATGGGATGATGAACTCACGGGATTCACACCGAAACAGATTGTAGATTCCTGGTTTGAGAATGATAAGGTACGTGCATTATTTCTCTATTGCGCCACCATGTGGGGACTTGATTATGACCTTGAAGGCCTCGGATACCTTGTGCCTCTCATGATAAACCGTGCATGGCATTTCAAGCTGTCTCACATGGGTTCCCACCACATAGCACATCTTATGGGGAAATATATATCAGAGAACGGCGGCAGGGTAATAAGCGGATGCGAAATAAAGAGAATTGTCATTGAGAACAATGAGGCCAAGGGAGTTGAACTTAAAGACGGCACAATTCTCAAGGCAAAGAAGTTTGTCTGCAGCACCCTTAATCCGCACCAGACCTTCTATGACATGGTGGGAAAAGAACATCTCGACAAGGAACTGATCACAAGGCTTGACGAGTGGCATTATTCCGACATGAGCTTTTTTACTACACACCTGGCCCTGACAGAGAAACCGAAATTCAAGATATTTGAAAAGCATCCGGAACTTGAGAACGCACTTATCTATGTAATCGGATATGAGAGCGAACAGGATCTTGTCGATCACTTTGAAGCTTCAAAAAGAGGAGAACTGCATGACGGCGGTTTCAACTGCTGCTTCCCCTCCATTCATGATCCAATCCGTATGCATCGACATGAAGGCAGTTTTGTCAAACACATCGGTCTTATCTCCATGGAATGCGCACCATACAACCTTAAGGATGGCGGTGGCCTCGGATGGAACAAACACAGAAGACCCTATGCAGAACGCTGCAAGGCCATACTGGAAAAATATGCACCAAATATGAATAAAGATACCATAGTATGGGATTATATCAGTACGCCTTTAGACACTGAGAATAAATTCCCTGATATGAAGCAGGGATGTTTTAAACAGGGCGCATATCTCCCGCTCCAGATGGGATTTATGAGACCCAATGAATACTGCGGCCAGCATGATACGCCAATAAAGAATCTCTATGTCGGTGGAGCCTCCACACACTCCGGCGGTATGATTACCTACGGTCCCGGCTTTAATGCAGCAGAAAAGATTGCAGAGAATCTGGGGATTAAGAAATGGTGGCCTGAACCACGGGGCGTTAAAGAAGCAAGAGATTTAGGACTATTTTAGTAACTGGAATAAAAGGAGGATACCATGTTTATGCGATCAACCGGTTTAGGAAGGACATTACTCACTGGTAAAGTGTCGAACATTTTTGCTACCACAGTTGTACCTTCTACGTTGGAAGAACCTCAAGAGGGTGTCACGGAACCTGTGCGTATGATGATGATGATGGAGATTGTGAACCCTGTGCACTGGACAGTACGTGCCTTTTTGGATCCATCTGATTTAAGAAAGATAGTGAAGGTAATAGTGACAAATCCGTTACTCATCCTCAAGGGTATAAAGTTCTTTTTTTCAAAAGACCCTGATTACGGGGAATTGGCAAAGGTAGAAGCATCTGCCCCTAAAGCAGATGCGGGAAAGGCGCCGAAAGGACCAGCCTCAGTACCGGGACCTGGCGCCATACCAAAGGGACCGGGCGCCATACCATCAAGAGCATGAATTTAATGAAGATATAAGAATAAGGAGGGCATTATGGCAGATAAAAAGTACGATGCGGTTATAGTAGGCGGTGGGCATCATGCTACAATCATAGCCTGCTATTTGCAGAGAGCCGGTTTAAAGACGGCCATGTTTGAAAGATGGCATGAAATGGGTGGCGGTGCATGTGGTGAGGAACTGCCTGTACCGGGATTTATCCAGAATGTATGCGCACATTTTACGCGTTTTTATACAAACCCGGCATACAGTGATTTTGACCTGAGAGATCATGGACTGGTCTACCTGTTCCCTGAGAACAACGAGGCATGGATCTATCCTGACGGCAGCTACATATTGGGTAAGACGATCTTCCCGGTTGTTGATCCTCTTACCGGAAGGGCAGAGTTCTCTCAGGAGGCTGCTGATTATACCATTAAAGAAATAGCAAAAATCAATAAAGATGATGCAAATACTGTTGAGGATATTATAAGGAGATTTAAAAACAAGTGGAGAAAAGCATTTGGACTGTACCGATACACAGGTCCGGCTGAGTGGGGTAATGGACCCGATCCTCTTGAAGCGCTTTTTGATGACCCGATAGATGGACTTGATCGTGATATCGCCTTAGGGACAGTTGGCGAAATTGCCACGAAGATGTTCAAGAGTCCTGAGATGCAAACATTTTATATGAGGGCAATTCAGACTTCAAACGGTCTTTTTCCGCAGGACAGACCCGGGCCATACTGGCACATCCATGCTCTTGGTCTCATTCTTTCCGTCGATGCCGCAGCAATCGTAACCGGTGGCACTCATAGCATTACCCATGCACTTCTTCGTGCCTTTGAAAAATACGGCGGCGAATTCTTTGTTCTTAATGAGGTCAAGAAGGTACTGAGCGATAACAAAAAGGCAACTGGAATCGAACTGGTAAACGGCGATAGGATTTTTGCCGATATGGTAATCAGTGACTTAAGCATTGAGCTCACAATGGACGTAGCAGGCAAGGAAAACTGGCCGGCCGATCTCTGGGCAAGAGGCCAGAAACTTAAAGAGAAACCCCCGACACTTGATGATAAAGCATATGAGAGAACCCAACTTCTATGGGGTAATATTGCACTTATGGATGCACCGGTTTATCCGCAGAATCCCGAACTGGGCATGGTTCCGAGATTATACTTCGGTGAAGCAAACCCAGAGTACTTCCTGAGCGGACAGTACCAGAGGGATCGGTGGGAAAAAGGTATTTCCGACAAGTTATATCTCCTCGTTGCCCCTGATGTTCAATGGGACAAGACCCGCGCACCGGCTGGACGGTTTGCAGCCCTTGTCGAAGAGTTTACCTGCCCATGGAGGAACTTTTCAGAAAGAGAATGGCTGAAGATGAAAAAGGAGATTGAATTCAGGATGATTGAAGAGTGGGGAAAATATGCACCTAATGTCAATATGGAAAACTTCATATCTGCCTGGATTGCAACTCCGGATGATGTGGTTAACAGGAACCCCTGTATGCCTCAGGGTGGCTGGGGCGCATTGGATGCCCATTACGAATGCTCCGGCAGGTTGAGACCATTCCCTGAAATATCGGGATACCGTTTGCCATTAAAGAATTACTATCTCTGTTCCTCGGCGGCACACTCTGCGCACGGTATAGGGCGTGGCAGCAGCTATGCCTGCTACAAGACGATTGCAGAAGATTTTGGACTTAAATACAAGCCGTGGGAAGAACGCGGGTGGTAGAAGATTGAAAAAACCTAAGATTCAGTGAAAGTGTATCATATATGAAACCTCATCCGGAATGCGGCGCATGTCTTGTTCATTGGGTGTTTGAAAGGACGGCGCCGTATACCCCTGAAGGTGGAACAGCCGTCCTCGTCAGGAACATAGTTGGAGTACTGCTAAGCGATGTTTCACCACAGGCGAACGTTGGTTCTCTGTGCAATGGAACAGTACATGCTGTTTTTGATTCAACACCCGGGCTTCCCCAACATTATGAGGATCTTAAGCATAAAAGCAATGAAAATGCAAAAATGATCCTGGTTGAGGCCATGGAATACATAAATAAAGAAGAAACACTGGAAGGCAGACTGTCAAGAGCCTGCTTTCTTGCCGCTGCTGCCAATATTGCCCCTCTGAATGCACCTTCAAGTCCTTACACTTTTCAGGAAATACGCGATTTGATGCATCTCGGAGATGCTAAGATGGCTGTAATGGGTGACCTTTTCGGGGCCCTTAAGAATGCCCGCCATGTGTTTTATGTAACAGATAATGCAGGTGAAATAGGTTTTGACTCCCTTGTTATTCGTCAGATTAAGGATATGGGATTGAGAATTACTCTTGTAGTAAAAAAGCAGACCTTTTTTGAAGATGCAACCATGATTGACGTCAACACCTTCGGTCTTGAGGGGCTGGTTGATGAAATAATAACGGTTCCAGGTTTTCTTGCACCCGATAAAATGGATAAAGAAACTGCAGCATCCTTCAAATCCTGTGACCTTGTTATTGCCAAAGGCACCGGAAGTTACGAGGCCATACATGGCGAGATACCTGATAAGAAAGCAGTTTATATGCTGAAGATAAAGTGCAAACCCATAGCAAGAGAATTGGGGATGGATGGGGGAAATGTTATTGTGAAGGTTGAATAAAAAATGTATACATTTTTTTTATTTAAGTCTTTAAATTTAGAGAAAGGAGGTATACAATGATAAGTCTGGAGGGAAAAGTTGCGATTGTCACCGGTGGTGCTAAAGGACTCGGAAGGGCGTTTTGTGAAGGATTTGCCCGGGAAGGAGCAAAGGTTTTAGCGGTGACCCGTAAAGACTTGAAGGGGTTGGAAGAAACAGTAAAGGCAGTGAGAGAAGCAGGATCTGAAGGGGAATATCTCCAAATTGATGTGACATCCAGGGCTGATAATGAGAGAATGGTAAAATTTGCAATGGAGAGGTTCGGCAGGATTGATATCCTGGTAAACAACGCGGCATTCTACTATGGTGTTGAGCGCAAGGGATTTGATGAAATCAGCGATGAAGAGTGGGACATGATGATGTCAGTAAATGTCAAAGGTTCCTGGCTTCCAACTGTTGCAGTCTTTCCTTTTATGAAACAGGCTGGAAAAGGAAAGATTGTCAACCTGACATCAGAGGTCTTTTTTACGGGTTCCCATGGTTTTGTTCACTACGTAGCAACTAAGGGCGCTGTTGTTGGACTGACCAGGGCTTTGGCCATTGAACTCGGGCCGTATAACATCTGTGTCAATGCGGTTGCACCCGGGTTCACGGATACAGAAGCAAGCCGCACAATTGCAGATGTCACAAAGTACGATACATCCAAAACACCTCTTAAAAGACTCGGTGTGGCGGAAGATATCGTCGGAGCTACGATTTTTCTTTCTTCAGATGCAGCAGATTTCATAACTGGACAGACCATCCTTGTGGATGGAGGAAAAGCAATGCATTAAAAAGAGCAATGCACCAAAAAAATCGAAAAAGGGGAGGATTTATGAAGATGTACGATTGTGTTCCAGGTCTTGAGTTTGATGAGAGTTTGGATTTTGCGGTTTCGCCGGCTTGGTTTCTGGATGCTACGCACTCTGTGCCGCCATGGACACCTATGTTCGGTTGGTTCTGGATCAATTTCTGCCGGCACGGCATGCAGTATGGCGCAGAAAAGCTTTCTTTACCCACGGTAAAGGGATGGGACTGGCGGTTTAAGGATGGAGGCGGCTATCTGGCCTTGCTCATTGTTCAGGATCCTGAGGAAAGAAAGGCTCGTGAGGAGCGTTTCAAAGTTGCTATTATGCCTTTCATCCAGGATTTCAGCGGCTTGTGGAAGGGTTTTGTGGACGAGATTGTAGGGAAGTACGATGCGCTGAAGATCGATCTCGATAAAGCCTCCAATATAGATCTTCTGGAGAATTTTGAAGGGACGATCAATGTCTGCAAGCGCATGTGGGAAATACACATGTATATGATGTATGGCGTCTATACCGCATTCGTACTCTTTGAACAGATGACACAGCAGCTCCTCGGTTTTAATGACTCAAGCCCAGAATTCCACAGGCTTATGAGCGGTTTTGACAACAAGAGCTTCCAGGTGGACAAGGGCCTTTTTGAATTTGCCCGGAAAGCTGAGGCTATGGGATTGAAAGATATATTTCTTTCCACTGAAGCATCAAAGATGAGAGATGCCCTCAAACCCACGTATAACGGACAGGAATTTCTCAAGGCCTTTGATGATTTTATGGAAAAGGAAGCGGGATGGCGTTTGGATAGGATGGCAGAGATCAATTGCCCCACATGGCTTGAGGATCCTACCCCGGCTTTTTCCGTGATCAAAATGGCCATTACTAAGGGAATGAACTACAACCTCGATGAAGACAGGAAGAGACTTGAAGCTGAGAGAATCGTTGCCGAGAATGAGATATTGGCAAAGATATCCCCAGAACAGAAGGGTTGGTTCAAAACGATGCTGAAACTTGCGCAGGACTGCGCCTGGTTCAGCGAAGAACACAACCATTATCTTGACCTTTACGCGCA
Protein-coding sequences here:
- a CDS encoding NAD(P)/FAD-dependent oxidoreductase — protein: MRELEYDGIIIGAGPNGLTTAGYLTKAGLKIAILERRYEIGGGLATENLLLPGMLVDSHAIYHMMVDYAPPMRDFELETKYDLKWIYPELQIVMPFMDGTYLALYSDPKKSAESIAQFSKKDAETFLNFANISEEAMDIFLAPASYVNPLPSIEQAAKLELHPATKWDDELTGFTPKQIVDSWFENDKVRALFLYCATMWGLDYDLEGLGYLVPLMINRAWHFKLSHMGSHHIAHLMGKYISENGGRVISGCEIKRIVIENNEAKGVELKDGTILKAKKFVCSTLNPHQTFYDMVGKEHLDKELITRLDEWHYSDMSFFTTHLALTEKPKFKIFEKHPELENALIYVIGYESEQDLVDHFEASKRGELHDGGFNCCFPSIHDPIRMHRHEGSFVKHIGLISMECAPYNLKDGGGLGWNKHRRPYAERCKAILEKYAPNMNKDTIVWDYISTPLDTENKFPDMKQGCFKQGAYLPLQMGFMRPNEYCGQHDTPIKNLYVGGASTHSGGMITYGPGFNAAEKIAENLGIKKWWPEPRGVKEARDLGLF
- a CDS encoding NAD(P)/FAD-dependent oxidoreductase; its protein translation is MADKKYDAVIVGGGHHATIIACYLQRAGLKTAMFERWHEMGGGACGEELPVPGFIQNVCAHFTRFYTNPAYSDFDLRDHGLVYLFPENNEAWIYPDGSYILGKTIFPVVDPLTGRAEFSQEAADYTIKEIAKINKDDANTVEDIIRRFKNKWRKAFGLYRYTGPAEWGNGPDPLEALFDDPIDGLDRDIALGTVGEIATKMFKSPEMQTFYMRAIQTSNGLFPQDRPGPYWHIHALGLILSVDAAAIVTGGTHSITHALLRAFEKYGGEFFVLNEVKKVLSDNKKATGIELVNGDRIFADMVISDLSIELTMDVAGKENWPADLWARGQKLKEKPPTLDDKAYERTQLLWGNIALMDAPVYPQNPELGMVPRLYFGEANPEYFLSGQYQRDRWEKGISDKLYLLVAPDVQWDKTRAPAGRFAALVEEFTCPWRNFSEREWLKMKKEIEFRMIEEWGKYAPNVNMENFISAWIATPDDVVNRNPCMPQGGWGALDAHYECSGRLRPFPEISGYRLPLKNYYLCSSAAHSAHGIGRGSSYACYKTIAEDFGLKYKPWEERGW
- a CDS encoding ARMT1-like domain-containing protein; the protein is MKPHPECGACLVHWVFERTAPYTPEGGTAVLVRNIVGVLLSDVSPQANVGSLCNGTVHAVFDSTPGLPQHYEDLKHKSNENAKMILVEAMEYINKEETLEGRLSRACFLAAAANIAPLNAPSSPYTFQEIRDLMHLGDAKMAVMGDLFGALKNARHVFYVTDNAGEIGFDSLVIRQIKDMGLRITLVVKKQTFFEDATMIDVNTFGLEGLVDEIITVPGFLAPDKMDKETAASFKSCDLVIAKGTGSYEAIHGEIPDKKAVYMLKIKCKPIARELGMDGGNVIVKVE
- a CDS encoding SDR family oxidoreductase, with amino-acid sequence MISLEGKVAIVTGGAKGLGRAFCEGFAREGAKVLAVTRKDLKGLEETVKAVREAGSEGEYLQIDVTSRADNERMVKFAMERFGRIDILVNNAAFYYGVERKGFDEISDEEWDMMMSVNVKGSWLPTVAVFPFMKQAGKGKIVNLTSEVFFTGSHGFVHYVATKGAVVGLTRALAIELGPYNICVNAVAPGFTDTEASRTIADVTKYDTSKTPLKRLGVAEDIVGATIFLSSDAADFITGQTILVDGGKAMH
- a CDS encoding PEP-utilizing enzyme, with the translated sequence MKMYDCVPGLEFDESLDFAVSPAWFLDATHSVPPWTPMFGWFWINFCRHGMQYGAEKLSLPTVKGWDWRFKDGGGYLALLIVQDPEERKAREERFKVAIMPFIQDFSGLWKGFVDEIVGKYDALKIDLDKASNIDLLENFEGTINVCKRMWEIHMYMMYGVYTAFVLFEQMTQQLLGFNDSSPEFHRLMSGFDNKSFQVDKGLFEFARKAEAMGLKDIFLSTEASKMRDALKPTYNGQEFLKAFDDFMEKEAGWRLDRMAEINCPTWLEDPTPAFSVIKMAITKGMNYNLDEDRKRLEAERIVAENEILAKISPEQKGWFKTMLKLAQDCAWFSEEHNHYLDLYAHAMVRRSVIGIGKRFAKLGAIETADDIFYLIPDEVRKACISPDMFNLRPIVDRRKADWQGWCAKDNPPAFMKEGFTFEDAMGGLIGSMDPIALKVVVGSMPVVRPELKADLFGVCGSPGVAEGTVKVVWKEEELSKIQKGDIMVAPTTSPSWTPVFSILGGVIVDRGASLSHAAIVGREYGIPVVMNTFEGTKVLKDGMRIRLDANMGAIYILDK